From Pseudanabaena sp. FACHB-2040:
GCGTTTGAGAGAATCGCCCGGCTGGAGATTGAGCTGGACCCTGCCACACCGATGGAGTGGGTTCGGACGGCAGTTGAGCGGGGTTGGTCGGTGCCTGATCTGGCAGATGCGATCGTGGCCGAGCGGAGGGTTAGCTAGGTGTGGCCCTTTCATCGCTCAAGCAATGGCATGAGGTAGAGCAGTGGGCGCTGGCTAAGAAGCGCCAGGCCGAGGCATCAGACAAGGTGCTGACGTTCCGTGAGTTCGTCTGCCAGGTGATGCCCTCCTACCAGTGGTATCGGCACTGCGAAGTGCTGGCTGACATTCTGCAGGAGGTGGCCGACGGTAAGCGCCACCGGCTAATGATTTTCATGCCGCCCCGGCACGGCAAAAGCCAGCTCACCTCTCGCCTCTTCCCCGCCTACTACCTCTACCGGCACCCAGAGCGCTTTGTTGGCATCAGCAGCTACGCAGCAGATTTGGCTCACGGCTTCAGCAGAATTTGTCGGGAGAATTACCGCAAGGTAGGTGGCCAAATCAAAAACGATTCTGGCCAGATTAAGCACTGGGAAACGGTCAGCGGCGGTGGCCTGTGGGCGGCAGGGGTGGGCGGCCCCATCACGGGCAAGGGCTACCACCTGGGCCTGATTGACGACCCCTTGAAGAACCACGCCGAGGCCTTCAGCGAGACCATCCGGCGAGGGCAGAAGGAGTGGTATGAATCGACTTTCGCCACTCGTGAGGAGCCTGGCGGCGCTCAGATTGTCATCCTGACCCGATGGCATGAGGACGACCTGGCAGGCTGGCTGCTGGGCCGGGAAGTGGGCGATGACGAGGAAAGCCCGCCGGAGCACTGGCACGTCGTCAACCTACCTGCGATCGCAGAGGACGAGGCGATCAAAATCCCCGATACCTGCACCCTGGAGCCGGACTGGCGGCAGCCAGGGCAGCCGCTGTGCCCCGAGCGCTACTCGCTCTCGCGCCTAGCCAAGTTCAGGAAAAACCCCTACTTCTGGGCGGCCCTCTTCCAGCAGCGCCCCAGCCCACTGGAGGGCGACTACTTCAAGCGCGACTGGTGGCAGTTCTACCAGCAGCCCCCGGCCAAGTTCGACCGGGTGATTATCTCGGGTGACTGCGCCTTCAAAGAGACCAGCAGCAGCGACTTTGTGGTGCTCCAGGTGTGGGGCGTGGTGGGCGGCCTGTATTACCTGCTAGACCAGGTGCGAGGTCGCATGGACATCAACGCCACCCTGACGGCGGTGCAGGCCCTCTCGGCCAAATGGCCGCAGGCCCGCGCCAAGCTGATTGAGGACAAGGCCAACGGCCCGGCGGTGATCGACCTGCTCAAGCGAAAGCTGCCAGGTATGATTCCGGTCAACCCCGAGGGCGGCAAGGTAGCGCGGGCAGTGGCTGTGAGCCCCTACGTGCAGTCGGGTAACGTGTTCCTGCCTGAGTCGGCGCGGTGGGTGCTCGACTTCATTGAGGAGTTCGCCGCCTTCCCCAATGGCTCACACGATGACCAGGTGGATGCGATGACCCAGGCGATCAACTGGCTAGAGACCGAGGCTCGCAGCCACGGCCCTGCTCAGAAGTCTGGCCGCCGCTTTGCTTAGGCGTACTACAAGCGGCCTGGGCTAGATCTGGACTAGATTTGGCCTACTGGCACATAGGTTTTGGGCGTAATCGGGCGTACTACAGAGGCCTCAACCCCGCATTCTCGCGTTGATTAGTTGCCTATACAGCAGCTAGTCACGGCTGGGAGATTACCCACTAGGGAACTCTGAGGGCACCTGAGCCGCAGCCCTGCCATGACCTACGACCGAAGCGCCGAGAGACTTAAAGCCACACCCATCAACGACGGCCAATCGCCCTTTCCTGACAAGGTGAAGGCGGCGGCTGAAGACAATAAACCTGGCCCCCGCACCCCAGGGGCAAAGTACCGAGAGATGGAGCGCTTTTGGCAAAAGCTGCGCGATGTGCGCGGCGGCACCGAGGCCATGCGCGACGCGGGCAAGAGTTACTTGCCAGAGGAGCCCGACGAGGCCCCAGAAACATACGCCAACCGACTGGGCCGAGCCACGCTGGCCCCCATCTACGAATGGCTGGTGGGCGTGTTTGTCGGCATGATTATGCGCAAGCCAATTGCTCTGCCGACTGAGGGCATCCCCAGCGATGTGCAGGCCCACCTGGCCAATATCGACTTGGAGGGCAGCAGCCTTGATCAGTTCGCCAGTGACCTGCTAGAGTCGGCCATCGACTACAGCTACTGCGGCGTGCTGGTGGAGTACCCCACTGCCGAAGGTATCGCAACTCGCGCCGATGAGGTGGCTGCGGCCCTGCGGCCCTACTGGGTGGCTTACCCCGGCGATCGCATTCTCGATATGCGCTGGCACCAGCAGGGCAGCCAGCACTACCTCAAGCAGCTGCGGCTGCTGCAGCACCTCTGCGAGCCCGACGGCGACTTTGGCGAGCGCTCAGTGGAGCAGGTGATGGTCTATGACAGAACCCCTGCAGGCGTGACCTGGCGGACGTTTCGGGAGAGCAAAGAGAAGAAATGGGTGGAGCACCAGCAGGGCACTCTCAGCCGCGCCGAAATCCCCTTTGAAGTGCTCTGGACAAATCGCAAACAGAAGATCACCAAGCCGCCGATGATTGAGGCTCTAAACCTCAACATCAGGCACTACCAGCTATCGGCTGACCTGGATTACAGCCTGCACATCGCCAGCGTCCCCCGCTGGCTGTTCTTCGGCACTACGGCTGAGGATTTGGGCAGTGTGGGCAGCGTGAGCGAGGCCATCTGCTTCCCCAACGAAAACGCCCGCGCCGAGTGGAGCATCCCCGATATTTCAGCTTTTGAGCCAGTGCGCGATCGCATGGGTGAGGTGGAGCGCCAGGCCAAAGCAATGGGTCTAGCAGCGATGGTGGCCCAGAAGAACGTGGGTGAAAGCGCCGAGGCAAAGCGCCTGGACCGTGGCCAGGGTGACTCTCGCCTGGCAGTGCTGGCCCAAACGCTGCAGCAGGTGATCGACCGCTGCCTGGGCCACCACTACGGCTACATGGGCCTAACCCCTGCCCAGGCTCCGGCCTGCCAGGTCAACCGCGACTTCGACACCACCACCCTCGATGCAGGGATGCTCGGTGCCCTCACCGGCGCTGCCAATGCTGGCAAGCTGAGCGACCTGACCTACCACGGCCTGCTCAAGGCGGGCGAAATCGGGCTGCCGGACGATTGGACCCCTGAGCTAGAGGCAGAGCGGCTGGAGCAGCAGCGAGCCCGCGACACGGCTCGCCCGCTGCTGGCCAATGGCCTGAAAAATCCGCTCGATTCGCTCCTAGAGGGCTAGGGAACACTGCGGCTGTAAGCTCTGTGAGCCCCTAGTAGGGAAGAAGCCAATGCCTTTTCAGCTCAAAACCGAATTTGAAAATGTCGATGATGCGATCGCATACATCAAAACGCAGGTAGCCCCTGAACTAACGCGACTAGCAGTTATCGAAGAGACCGATTTGCCTGCTGTCAAGCGAAACCGTGATGCCCTCAAGGCCGAAAAAGTGGCGACTCAGGAGAAGCTCACCGCCGCCGAAACCAAGGTGAGCGAGCTGGAAGGTAAAACCGCATCCACCGCAGACAAAGACGCCGAGTTCAGTCGCATTCTGGCTGACCAGAAGGCTGAATTTGATAAGCGCCTCAAAGAGATTGAGGACCGTGAGGCGGTGAAAGAGAAGCAGGCCGCCCAGAATGCTCTGGAGCGAGATGCGATCGCAGAGCTGAGCAAGGGCCAGTATCGGGTCAATAACGCGGCTCAGGTGTTGGCACTCCACAAGGCCAAAGTGCTTGGCGTGAACGGCGACCTCAAGCGCGACGAGGCCACCGGTGAGGTATACGTTGACCTAGGCGACTATAAGCGCCAAAGCATTGAGCAGTTTGTCGAGTCGGTAGAGGCCAAAACCGAGAACCAGCACCTGTTCAAGCCTAAAGGCGGCTCGGGTAGCGAGACTCCGGCGGGCGCTGGCAGCACCGGCGGCGGCGGTGGGGCGGGCGTGAACCCCTTTAAGAAAGAGACCTGGAACATGACTGAGCAAACCCGTCTCTACCGCACCAACCGGCCCCTCTACGACCGCTACAAGGCCGAATCTGGCAAGTAATTTAGCTTTCCATCCCAACAGACCATAGGCAGCGCCCCGACTCAAAACCGGGGCGCTTTTTTTCGGGAACGTTGAGAGCAGCGCAGGGCAGTGCCCGCGCCATCCGAGGCAGTGCCGACGATGCACAACCCCCACTGACCTCAACACTTCAGAAAAATGGCTACTACTTCTATTGCAGACATCATCGTTCCAGAGATCTGGGTGCCCTACATGCAGGAGCGCACCACCCAGAAATCTGCCCTCTTCCAATCCGGCATCATCGAGCAGTCTGAGACCTACGACGACCTGATCACTAAAGGCGCTAACACCGCCAATATGCCTTTCTTTAAAGACCTCTCTGGCCGCTCTCAGGGCCTGAGCGAGGACATTCCCCTCAACCCCAAAAAGATCGGCACTGGCGGCGATGTGTGCGTGATTCAGCGCCGTGGTGATGCCTGGAGCAGCTCCGACCTGGCCAAGGCCCTCTCTGGCGCTGACCCCGCCGATGCGATCGCAGAACTGGTCTCGGATTACTGGGTGCGTGACATGCAGACCACCCTGCTGTGCATTCTCAAGGGCGTGTTTGGCTCCACGGCAATGGCAGCCGAACATGTTCGCAACCTCGCCATTGAGGCCGGTGCTACGGCCACCGAGGACAACCTGATTAGCTCTGGCGGCGTGCTCGATGCCTTCAAGCTGATGGGCGACAAGCTCGACGCTTTTGCTGGGATCGCCATGCACGGCGATATCTACTGGGAGCTCGAAAAGCAGGACGTGATTGAGTTCTTGGCTCCGAGCGGGCAAAACGACCAGCCGATTCGCACCTATAAGGGAAAAATGGTGATCGTCGACGACACGATGCCCAAAGTTCCTGGCACCACCAGCGGCTTCAAGTACACCACCTACCTCTTTGGCATGGACACCATCGCTTACGGCGAAGGCACGCCCATGGGCGAGTTTGGCGAGGACATCAGCGTCGAAACTGACCGCGACATCCTGGCCGGTAAGGGCTACCTCACCAACCGCCGCCACTTCACCATGCACCCCAAGGGAGTCAAGTGGAAGGGCATCCTCGCAGGCGCTACCCCCACCGACGCTGAGCTCGAAGCAGCTGCTAGCTGGGAGCGGGTGTTTGAGAAGAAGAATGTGCCGATCGCAGCCCTAGTCACCAACGGCTAAGGCCAAAGCCACCCTATTGAGGCAAAACCCATGGGACTAACAGGCTTTGAGCTGGCCCGACGGCTGGCACAGGCAAATGTCGATTACGAGGCGGCCCAAAACCTGATCCGCCAAGTCAGCGCTGCACCTGAGTTGCAGCCACCAAAGGCAGACAAGCCTGCGGTGGTCATCCCCCACGCCCTGGCGCTGATCAATTCCACCGATTCCGCTGCAGCGGAAAAACTTGTGCCACTACCAGGCATTGGCCCAGCTGCAGCTCGCAAACTGCTGGAACGGCGGCCAGAGGGAGGTTACGCCTCCCTGGAGCAGGCGGCTGAGCTGAACCCAGAACTGGCCGAACGGCCTTTCAACGTGAAATGGGATGCGATCGCATCCTGGCAACCCAAAGGAATGCACGATGGCTGACTTCAACTCATTCTCTAAATCAGCGACCAGAACGACCACGGCCGCCAACAGAACCAAAGCTACTGCTAGGCCCAAAGCTAAAGCTGCTGCCAAAACCAAAGCGGCCAAAGCCAAAGCTGCGGAGAAGGCCAAGGCCGCCAAAGCTAAAGCTGCTGCCAAAACCAAGGCCGCCAAAGCCAAAGCTGCGGAGAAGGCCAAGGCAACCAAAGCTAAAGCTGCTGCCAAAACCAAAGCGGCCAAGGCTAAAGCTGCTGCCAAAGCCAAAGCAACCAAAGCCAAAGCTGCTGCCAAAACCAAGGCCGCCAAAGCTAAAGCTACGGCCAAAGCCAAAGCTGCCGCCAAAACCAAGGCCGCCAAAGCTAAAGCTACGGCTAAAGCCAAAGCTGCCAAAGCCAAAGCTACGGCCAAAGCCAAAGCTGCCAAGCCCAAGGCTACTAAGCCCAAGGCCACTAAGGCTAAAGCTACTAAGCCCAAGGCCACTAAGGCTAAAGCTACTAAGCCCAAGGCCACTAAGGCTAAGGCCACTAAGGCTAAGGCAACTAAAGCCACCAAGCCCAAGGCCACTAAGACCAAGGCTACTAAATCTAAGGCAACGGCTGGCAAGGTCAAGGGTGCTAAGCGGGTCATGACTGCTGGCAAAAAAGGTGGCAAGGGCGGCGGCGGTGGCGGCGGTGGTCGCACCTATAACCGCGATAGCAAGGGGAGATTCGCCTAATGCCTTGGACACCAACCACCAAGGCCCGTATCATGGCAGCCCTCCGGCTGCCCCAGGCGGCTCCCCGCTGGTGGGAGCTGGTTGAGGATGCCATGACGCGGGTTGAAATGCTCAGCGGGGGCAGCTCCATCGGCTATGTCGAGGGGCTGCTCACCTCCATTGAGGCGGCTAAGACTGCGATCGCATCTGGGGCGGGGGATTCAGCCCTGGTTCGGGCGGATGTGCTGGAGTGGCAGCCCGGCCAGCGCAACGCCGGGTTTTCTCAGGAGTTGGCGGGCAAGAAGGAAGACCTGATCTGCGCGCTCTTCACCGAGCCTGAGCAGGTGCAGATCCGCCGCATTGCCAGCGGCAGCGGCAACAGAGTGAGGATTCGCAGGTAATGGATAAATCAGAAGTTAAGGCCATTGTCCACGAGCACATAAATCGGCTCATGAACGAGCTGGGTCCAGTGCGCAGCTGGAACGTGACGGTCAAATATGACCGCCTGTCCAGTGATGCCCACACCACGATCAACGCTGAGATCGGCTTTGACTATGCCTATGAGCAGGCGGTCATCACGATAGACCCCGATTCGCAGGATGACGCTAACCACGTTTTGCGCAACCTACGGCATGAGCTGATACATCTGCTGCTAGCCCCCATAGAGGCTTACAGGGGCGTTGTTCGCTCAATGCTGGATGAACAGCAGGAGGAGGTTGAGGCTGCGGCTGAGCGTGTCGCCATTGAGCGCTGCGTGATGAACGTTGAGCGGGTTCTCGACTGGGGCCTGAAGATTCCCCTGATGCCTGAAGAGGCCGCACCTGAGCAGCCCCAGGCAGCCGAGCTTAAGACCCCCCGAAAGCGATCGCAAAGCTGAGAACCATGCCTCAACCTGCCCTCCGGCAAGCCCTTATCACCTTCGCTGCCACCACTACAGAGGGGATGACAACCATGGGTTGGCTCGATGAAGCCCACGAACCAGGGCGTATCGTGATTTGGGCTGATGAGCAGCGCACCGCAGGGCTCTCAATCCCAAAAGAGGCAGCAACCTGCATCACCTACTGCGATCGCAACCCTGAGTAACCCCTAATGCCTGACTACCGCAAGCTCGAAAACCTGGTAGAGCGCTATTCCAACGCCGTTGCCGGGCTCGACGCTGATGTGGTGGAACGGCTATCGGACGCGCTCGATGCGAGCTACCGCAACCTGGAGCGGGAGCTGCGCAAGATTTACCCAGAGTGGGAG
This genomic window contains:
- a CDS encoding DUF4055 domain-containing protein, giving the protein MTYDRSAERLKATPINDGQSPFPDKVKAAAEDNKPGPRTPGAKYREMERFWQKLRDVRGGTEAMRDAGKSYLPEEPDEAPETYANRLGRATLAPIYEWLVGVFVGMIMRKPIALPTEGIPSDVQAHLANIDLEGSSLDQFASDLLESAIDYSYCGVLVEYPTAEGIATRADEVAAALRPYWVAYPGDRILDMRWHQQGSQHYLKQLRLLQHLCEPDGDFGERSVEQVMVYDRTPAGVTWRTFRESKEKKWVEHQQGTLSRAEIPFEVLWTNRKQKITKPPMIEALNLNIRHYQLSADLDYSLHIASVPRWLFFGTTAEDLGSVGSVSEAICFPNENARAEWSIPDISAFEPVRDRMGEVERQAKAMGLAAMVAQKNVGESAEAKRLDRGQGDSRLAVLAQTLQQVIDRCLGHHYGYMGLTPAQAPACQVNRDFDTTTLDAGMLGALTGAANAGKLSDLTYHGLLKAGEIGLPDDWTPELEAERLEQQRARDTARPLLANGLKNPLDSLLEG
- a CDS encoding coat protein, producing MATTSIADIIVPEIWVPYMQERTTQKSALFQSGIIEQSETYDDLITKGANTANMPFFKDLSGRSQGLSEDIPLNPKKIGTGGDVCVIQRRGDAWSSSDLAKALSGADPADAIAELVSDYWVRDMQTTLLCILKGVFGSTAMAAEHVRNLAIEAGATATEDNLISSGGVLDAFKLMGDKLDAFAGIAMHGDIYWELEKQDVIEFLAPSGQNDQPIRTYKGKMVIVDDTMPKVPGTTSGFKYTTYLFGMDTIAYGEGTPMGEFGEDISVETDRDILAGKGYLTNRRHFTMHPKGVKWKGILAGATPTDAELEAAASWERVFEKKNVPIAALVTNG
- the terL gene encoding phage terminase large subunit, which codes for MALSSLKQWHEVEQWALAKKRQAEASDKVLTFREFVCQVMPSYQWYRHCEVLADILQEVADGKRHRLMIFMPPRHGKSQLTSRLFPAYYLYRHPERFVGISSYAADLAHGFSRICRENYRKVGGQIKNDSGQIKHWETVSGGGLWAAGVGGPITGKGYHLGLIDDPLKNHAEAFSETIRRGQKEWYESTFATREEPGGAQIVILTRWHEDDLAGWLLGREVGDDEESPPEHWHVVNLPAIAEDEAIKIPDTCTLEPDWRQPGQPLCPERYSLSRLAKFRKNPYFWAALFQQRPSPLEGDYFKRDWWQFYQQPPAKFDRVIISGDCAFKETSSSDFVVLQVWGVVGGLYYLLDQVRGRMDINATLTAVQALSAKWPQARAKLIEDKANGPAVIDLLKRKLPGMIPVNPEGGKVARAVAVSPYVQSGNVFLPESARWVLDFIEEFAAFPNGSHDDQVDAMTQAINWLETEARSHGPAQKSGRRFA